One Phoenix dactylifera cultivar Barhee BC4 chromosome 8, palm_55x_up_171113_PBpolish2nd_filt_p, whole genome shotgun sequence genomic window carries:
- the LOC103716952 gene encoding uncharacterized protein LOC103716952: protein MENHKKSLLRVRLRVTARKRGTESSSSLGSARKLRERDYANSVRKLHHREIGGLPRMARGTATNSPEKFRNMQLQEEFDTYDHNIHFFLRLQFLKKRSKIIEIVAAKDVIFALAQSGLCAAFSRTTNKRICFLNISPDEVIRSLFYNKNNESLITVSVYASDHFSSLKCRTTPIEYIRRNQLDAGYPLFETESLKWPGFVEFDDVNGKVLTYSAQDGTYKVFDLKNYSYLYSICDKNIQEIKISPGIMLLIYQRTPGYVPLTILSIEDGTVLKSFTHLLHRNKKVDFIEQFNEKLLVKQENENLQILDVRNSELIEVSRSEFMTPSAFIFLYENHLFLTFRNRTVSVWNFRGELVTSFEDHLLWHPDCNTNNIYITSDQDLIISYCKAEDGSEDEGEAPPVGSINMSNILSGKCIAKICPLDPALQIAPRKRGAPNRSTIRSTIREALEDVTALFYDEDRNEIYTGNKQGLIHVWSN, encoded by the exons ATGGAAAACCACAAGAAGTCGCTGCTGAGGGTCCGGCTCCGGGTGACGGCGAGGAAGCGCGGCACGGAGTCGAGCTCAAGCCTGGGATCCGCCCGGAAGCTCCGGGAGCGGGACTATGCCAACTCCGTGAGGAAGCTCCACCACCGCGAGATCGGTGGGTTACCCCGGATGGCCCGGGGCACCGCCACCAACTCGCCAGAGAAGTTCCGCAACATGCAGCTTCAG GAGGAGTTTGATACCTATGATCACAATATCCATTTTTTTCTAAGACTGCAATTTCTAAAGAAGAGGTCCAAAATCATTGAGATTGTTGCAGCAAAAGATGTCATATTTGCTCTTGCACAATCGGGCCTCTGTGCTGCTTTTAGTCGGA CGACAAACAAACGCATATGTTTCTTGAACATAAGCCCTGATGAAGTGATTAGAAGCTTGTTTTATAATAAGAATAATGAGTCACTTATCACAGTGTCGGTTTACGCATCGGACCATTTCAGTTCCTTGAAGTGCAggacaactccaataga GTATATTAGGAGGAATCAATTGGATGCTGGCTATCCTCTTTTTGAGACTGAGTCACTAAAATGGCCTGGTTTTGTTGAATTTGATGATGTAAATGGCAAAGTACTAACTTATTCAGCTCAGGATGG CACTTACAAGGTGTTTGACCTGAAGAATTACTCCTATTTGTACTCAATATGTGATAAGAATATACAGGAGATCAAAATAAG TCCGGGAATCATGCTGCTAATATACCAGAGGACTCCTGGTTATGTACCACTGACAATCCTGTCAATTGAAGATGGAACAGTGTTGAAATCTTTCACTCATCTGTTACACCGCAACAAGAAGGTTGATTTCATCGAGCAGTTCAATGAGAAGCTTTTGGTCAAGCAAGAGAATGAGAACCTGCAGATTCTTGAT GTGCGGAATTCAGAGCTGATTGAAGTGAGCCGATCTGAGTTCATGACTCCCTCAGCATTCATCTTCCTCTATGAGAACCACCTCTTCTTAACGTTCCGGAACAGGACAGTTTCGGTGTGGAATTTCCGTGGAGAGCTCGTTACTTCCTTTGAAGACCACCTGCTGTGGCATCCGGACtgtaatacaaacaacatttaTATCACCAGTGACCAGGACCTGATCATCTCCTACTGCAAGGCTGAAGATGGAAGTGAAGATGAGGGAGAAG CTCCTCCAGTTGGGTCTATCAACATGAGCAACATCCTTAGCGGAAAGTGCATTGCCAAAATATGCCCGCTTGACCCTGCACTCCAGATTGCCCCTCGCAAGCGAGGTGCCCCTAATCGATCCACCATCAGGAGCACCATCAGGGAAGCTTTGGAGGATGTGACTGCCCTCTTCTATGATGAGGACAGGAATGAGATCTACACCGGCAACAAGCAAGGTCTCATTCATGTCTGGTCCAATTAG
- the LOC103716951 gene encoding trihelix transcription factor ASIL2, protein MDDDDDARSDSQSKSLSQSQSESPPPSPPTHPISVVAPSSAAAPSSHPNGRAAVEPVTVAAPPQHTLTLALPIQRPSGGGGGGGGGGREDCWSEGATSTLIDAWGERYLELSRGNLKQKHWQEVADAVTSRDGYTKTHKTDMQCKNRIDTLKKKYKIEKSKIASGAADTSSWPFFSRLDVLLGPNHKPTSTLTATPALPAPANPGNPHHPSKFPAGVALRPPIQPQFPQRHRTPHHSNKRGRSPPSVSSRSAGLSAASSDGLPPEPAVHEKRRKREAELEDEEEGLRELTRAILRFGKVYKRVESSKLQQAMEMEKQRMAFARELELQRMQFFMKTQMELTQLKSCHLGRRRRRRDGAGASGNGRRHNNSSNSNTSHNSG, encoded by the coding sequence atggacgacgacgacgacgcccGCTCCGATTCCCAGTCCAAATCGCTGTCGCAGTCCCAATCCGAATCCCCGCCGCCCTCGCCGCCCACGCACCCCATCTCTGTAGTGGCGCCCTCCTCTGCCGCCGCCCCCAGCTCCCACCCCAACGGTCGCGCCGCCGTCGAGCCCGTCACCGTCGCCGCCCCGCCCCAGCACACCCTAACCCTGGCCCTCCCCATCCAGCGACcctccggcggcggcggcggcggcggcgggggcggCCGCGAGGATTGCTGGAGCGAGGGCGCCACCTCGACCCTGATCGACGCGTGGGGGGAGCGGTACCTGGAGCTCAGTCGGGGGAACCTGAAGCAGAAGCACTGGCAGGAGGTGGCCGATGCCGTCACCAGCCGCGACGGCTACACGAAGACCCACAAAACCGACATGCAGTGCAAGAACCGGATCGATACTCTAAAGAAGAAGTATAAGATCGAGAAATCGAAGATCGCCTCCGGCGCCGCCGACACCTCCTCCTGGCCCTTCTTCAGCCGCCTGGATGTCCTCCTCGGCCCCAACCACAAGCCCACCTCCACCCTGACCGCCACCCCCGCCCTGCCTGCCCCTGCCAATCCCGGCAACCCCCACCATCCCTCGAAATTTCCGGCCGGAGTCGCCCTCCGGCCTCCAATCCAACCCCAATTCCCCCAGCGGCACCGCACCCCGCACCATAGCAACAAGAGGGGGAGATCGCCGCCCTCGGTGTCGTCTCGGTCGGCGGGGCTGTCGGCCGCCTCGTCTGATGGGCTCCCTCCGGAGCCGGCCGTGCACGAGAAGCGGCGGAAGCGGGAGGCTGAGctggaggatgaggaggaggggCTGCGGGAGCTGACGCGGGCGATACTGAGGTTCGGGAAGGTGTACAAGAGAGTGGAGAGCTCGAAGCTGCAACAGGCCATGGAGATGGAGAAGCAGAGGATGGCGTTTGCGAGAGAGCTGGAGCTCCAGAGGATGCAATTCTTCATGAAGACCCAGATGGAGCTCACTCAGCTGAAAAGCTGCCATcttgggaggaggaggaggaggagggatggAGCTGGTGCCAGCGGCAACGGCCGCCGCCACAACAACAGCAGCAACAGTAATACCAGCCACAACAGTGGGTAG